Proteins found in one Halobaculum sp. MBLA0147 genomic segment:
- a CDS encoding ABC transporter ATP-binding protein, producing the protein MSETGAIVTEGLGKRYGDTEAVSALELSIDPGTVYGFLGPNGAGKTTTMRMLTTLTRPSHGTAHVAGQPVSDREAVVERIGYLPEEPPLFDELTAREQLEYTAGLRDLESAAADRIDELLARLDLAADADRRIDEYSKGMKQKTGIVQAMLHEPDVLFLDEPTSGLDPRASRTVRDTIAELSRGDTTVFLSTHILPVVDELADVVGVLADGELVAEGPPETLKRRAAEGDERTLEDVFLDVTGGSGEERTDLVGEDVGSVASDDEPAVETTSSADEEARR; encoded by the coding sequence GTGTCAGAGACCGGTGCCATCGTGACGGAGGGACTCGGGAAGCGCTACGGGGACACGGAGGCGGTCTCCGCGTTGGAGTTGTCGATCGATCCGGGGACGGTCTACGGGTTCCTCGGCCCGAACGGGGCCGGCAAGACGACGACGATGCGGATGTTGACGACGCTCACTCGCCCCAGCCACGGGACGGCACACGTCGCCGGCCAGCCCGTCTCGGATCGCGAGGCGGTCGTCGAGCGGATCGGCTACCTCCCGGAGGAGCCGCCGCTGTTCGACGAACTCACCGCCCGCGAGCAGTTGGAGTACACCGCGGGACTGCGCGACCTCGAGTCGGCGGCCGCAGACCGGATCGACGAGTTGCTCGCGCGATTGGACTTGGCCGCGGACGCCGATCGCCGGATCGACGAGTACTCGAAGGGGATGAAACAGAAGACGGGGATCGTCCAGGCGATGCTCCACGAGCCGGACGTGTTGTTCCTCGACGAGCCGACGAGCGGGCTGGACCCGCGGGCCTCCCGAACCGTGCGTGACACCATCGCGGAGTTGAGTCGCGGCGACACGACGGTGTTCCTCTCGACGCACATCCTGCCGGTCGTGGACGAACTCGCCGACGTGGTCGGCGTGCTCGCGGACGGCGAACTCGTCGCCGAGGGGCCACCCGAGACGCTGAAGCGCCGTGCTGCCGAGGGGGACGAGCGGACGCTGGAGGACGTGTTCCTCGACGTGACCGGTGGGAGTGGCGAGGAGCGGACGGACCTCGTGGGCGAGGACGTGGGGAGTGTCGCGTCGGACGACGAGCCGGCGGTCGAGACGACCTCGTCGGCGGACGAGGAGGCACGGCGGTGA
- a CDS encoding HVO_2901 family zinc finger protein — MPQLATREVGRDLLRCRKCGAEFPEGRATEDGWHYGCPEDDCDAAGIGQGLKRVD, encoded by the coding sequence ATGCCCCAACTCGCGACGCGAGAGGTCGGCCGAGATCTGCTCCGGTGTCGAAAGTGCGGTGCCGAGTTCCCAGAGGGCCGCGCCACGGAAGACGGGTGGCACTACGGCTGCCCCGAAGACGACTGTGACGCCGCCGGAATCGGACAGGGACTGAAACGCGTCGACTGA
- a CDS encoding AsnC family transcriptional regulator: MRELDETDVSILRLLAEDGRRSYSEIGEVVDLTPPAVSDRVTRLEDAGVIRQFTIDVDRSTLRSGTPVLVRVEPEPDARAAVRERLLAADAAEHVFTTAEGEVVVFARTPTTAVHDWLVDTVGAERLLDAEVDLVADAEWTPAVDTVDFAFDCAECDNTVTSEGTSAEIGEELRHFCCSSCESAFRDRYERMADGADEPA, encoded by the coding sequence ATGCGGGAACTAGACGAGACGGACGTGTCGATCCTCCGACTGTTGGCCGAGGACGGTCGCCGCTCGTACAGCGAGATCGGCGAGGTGGTGGACCTGACACCCCCGGCGGTGTCGGACCGGGTCACGCGACTCGAGGACGCGGGTGTGATCCGGCAGTTCACGATCGACGTGGACCGATCGACGCTCCGCTCGGGGACGCCGGTGTTGGTCCGTGTCGAGCCGGAACCCGACGCCAGAGCGGCCGTCCGCGAGCGCCTACTCGCGGCGGACGCGGCCGAACACGTCTTCACGACCGCCGAAGGCGAGGTCGTCGTCTTCGCTCGCACCCCGACGACCGCCGTCCACGACTGGCTCGTCGACACCGTCGGTGCCGAGCGCCTGCTCGACGCCGAGGTGGATCTCGTGGCCGACGCCGAGTGGACGCCCGCCGTCGACACCGTCGACTTCGCGTTCGACTGTGCCGAGTGTGACAACACCGTCACCAGCGAGGGAACCTCCGCCGAGATCGGCGAGGAACTGCGCCACTTCTGTTGTTCCTCGTGTGAGTCCGCCTTCCGCGACCGCTACGAACGGATGGCGGACGGGGCCGACGAGCCCGCGTGA
- a CDS encoding class II fumarate hydratase — protein sequence MADDADEETAYRTESDSLGEMQVPADAYWGAQTQRAVENFPISGIGMSRRFVRALGVVKKAAARANAELGLVDEEIAAAIAEAADEVIAGDHDDQFPVDVFQTGSGTSSNMNANEVIANRAAEIMGEEIGDRVVHPNDHVNYGQSSNDVIPTAMHVAALEAVEKDLVPALERLHAELETKEAAFDDVVKTGRTHLQDATPIRLGQEFGGYRAQVGKGIKRVKDSRYHLRELALGGTAVGTGLNTHPEFPGLAAEYVSEETNTQFREADNHFEAQAAHDAMAEAHGALRTVAGSLNKIANDLRLLASGPRNGLGEIEQPENQPGSSIMPGKVNPVVAESVNQVHKQVVGNDAAVSAGAAEGQIDLNLYKPVIAHNYLQSARLLANTSEVFGEKFVAKLEANAEHAAERVEQSMALATALNPAIGYDKASEVAKEALKEGRTIREVVIEKGYLDAEEADEVLDPEAMTHRGILGDED from the coding sequence ATGGCAGACGACGCAGACGAGGAGACGGCGTACCGGACCGAGTCCGACAGTCTCGGGGAGATGCAGGTGCCCGCCGACGCCTACTGGGGCGCCCAGACCCAGCGGGCCGTCGAGAACTTCCCGATCTCGGGGATCGGGATGTCCCGACGCTTCGTCCGGGCGCTGGGCGTGGTGAAGAAGGCCGCCGCGCGAGCCAACGCGGAGTTGGGGCTCGTCGACGAGGAGATCGCGGCGGCGATCGCGGAGGCGGCCGACGAGGTGATCGCGGGCGACCACGACGACCAGTTCCCGGTGGACGTGTTCCAGACCGGCTCGGGCACCTCCTCGAACATGAACGCAAACGAGGTGATCGCGAACCGGGCCGCCGAGATCATGGGCGAGGAGATCGGCGACCGCGTGGTCCACCCGAACGACCACGTCAACTACGGGCAGTCCTCGAACGACGTGATCCCGACGGCGATGCACGTCGCCGCCCTGGAGGCCGTCGAGAAGGACCTCGTCCCGGCGTTGGAGCGACTCCACGCGGAACTGGAGACGAAGGAGGCTGCCTTCGACGACGTGGTGAAGACGGGGCGCACACACCTCCAAGACGCGACGCCGATCCGACTCGGCCAGGAGTTCGGCGGCTACCGCGCGCAGGTCGGGAAGGGGATCAAGCGCGTGAAAGACTCCCGGTACCACCTCCGGGAGCTCGCCCTCGGCGGCACCGCGGTCGGCACGGGGCTCAACACACACCCCGAGTTCCCGGGGCTGGCGGCCGAGTACGTCTCCGAGGAGACGAACACGCAGTTCCGCGAGGCGGACAACCACTTCGAGGCGCAGGCGGCCCACGACGCGATGGCGGAGGCCCACGGTGCACTCCGGACGGTCGCCGGCAGTCTCAACAAGATCGCCAACGACCTGCGGCTGTTGGCGTCCGGCCCACGCAACGGGTTGGGCGAGATCGAACAGCCGGAGAACCAGCCCGGCTCCTCGATCATGCCGGGGAAGGTGAACCCGGTCGTCGCGGAGTCAGTCAACCAGGTCCACAAGCAGGTCGTCGGCAACGACGCGGCGGTGTCGGCCGGCGCGGCGGAGGGACAGATCGACCTGAACCTCTACAAGCCGGTGATCGCGCACAACTACCTCCAGTCGGCGCGGCTGTTGGCGAACACGAGCGAGGTGTTCGGCGAGAAGTTCGTCGCGAAGTTGGAGGCGAACGCCGAACACGCCGCCGAGCGCGTCGAGCAGTCGATGGCGCTGGCGACGGCGCTCAACCCCGCGATCGGCTACGACAAGGCCAGCGAGGTCGCCAAGGAGGCGCTCAAGGAGGGCCGTACGATCCGAGAGGTCGTGATCGAGAAGGGGTACCTCGACGCCGAGGAGGCCGACGAGGTGCTCGACCCGGAGGCGATGACCCACCGCGGGATTCTCGGCGACGAGGACTGA
- a CDS encoding outer membrane lipoprotein carrier protein LolA, giving the protein MTGDDGDRGLTGNAAVVALAVALVGAAAVAGLTLAAPSAPSGDAILEDVEDRYENAETVVGAATVTVENETETETLDVSFAATDDNESRVAVTTSNGTYVVGSNGTVAWVHDEQTGLTRVYDEDDAEAAREEWAEKSDDGNHSLNATERQRLWDWSAENRTAERVDTTTLDGTEVYVVEVTPADDTEGTVTLWVDTDDATVHKTELAGPNGTVTTRVTETQFNVSVADSTFQPPGTAAASASFGEPVDSFATLQSSTEATLPRVDDDRFAFAEGTTVTYDNATVAVQRYDGPGNLTVVSSTSDRALGAVAENATQTTLAGTTVNVTETDRGVAVWWQVGETRHGVLADLDRETVTSVAEALIESRETAAVVTAD; this is encoded by the coding sequence ATGACAGGAGACGACGGCGACCGTGGGCTGACCGGGAACGCGGCGGTGGTCGCGCTCGCGGTCGCGCTGGTCGGCGCGGCGGCGGTCGCGGGACTCACCCTGGCGGCTCCGAGCGCGCCGAGCGGCGACGCCATCCTCGAGGACGTGGAGGACCGCTACGAGAACGCGGAGACCGTCGTCGGGGCGGCGACGGTGACCGTCGAAAACGAGACGGAGACGGAGACGCTCGACGTGTCGTTCGCGGCGACGGACGACAACGAGTCGCGGGTGGCCGTGACGACGAGCAACGGCACCTACGTCGTCGGCTCGAACGGGACCGTCGCGTGGGTCCACGACGAACAGACCGGGCTGACACGGGTGTACGACGAGGACGACGCCGAGGCGGCCCGCGAGGAGTGGGCCGAGAAGAGCGACGACGGCAACCACAGCCTGAACGCGACCGAGCGACAGCGCCTGTGGGACTGGTCGGCGGAGAACCGCACGGCCGAGCGGGTCGACACGACGACGCTGGACGGGACCGAGGTGTACGTCGTCGAGGTGACGCCGGCCGACGACACCGAGGGGACGGTGACGCTGTGGGTGGACACGGACGACGCGACGGTCCACAAGACCGAACTCGCGGGGCCGAACGGCACCGTGACGACGCGGGTGACGGAGACGCAGTTCAACGTCAGCGTCGCCGACAGCACGTTCCAGCCGCCCGGCACCGCCGCGGCGAGCGCGAGCTTCGGCGAGCCGGTCGACAGCTTCGCGACGCTGCAGTCGTCGACGGAGGCGACGCTCCCCCGCGTCGACGACGACCGGTTCGCGTTCGCAGAGGGGACGACGGTGACGTACGACAACGCGACGGTCGCGGTCCAGCGGTACGACGGACCGGGGAACCTGACCGTCGTGTCGAGTACGAGCGACCGCGCGCTGGGTGCGGTCGCGGAGAACGCCACGCAGACGACACTCGCGGGGACGACAGTCAACGTCACCGAGACGGACCGCGGCGTGGCCGTGTGGTGGCAGGTCGGTGAGACACGACACGGCGTGCTCGCGGACCTCGACCGCGAGACCGTGACGAGCGTCGCCGAGGCGCTGATCGAGTCTCGGGAGACGGCCGCGGTCGTCACGGCCGACTGA
- a CDS encoding aldo/keto reductase, with protein MEYTTLGATGVEVSRLCLGCMNFGSEREWMVNDRAESVQLIHEAIDAGINFLDTANVYSYGESEEIVGEAIEAYDRDEVVVATKVFGEMRDGPNGSGLSRKHVIDQCEASLDRLGTDYVDLYQIHRWDEDTPIEETLAALDYLVETGRVRYIGASTMTAYQFTKALYTSDLEDLSRFTCMQPEYSAVARHEEANLLEVCEGEDVGVIPWSPLAGGFLTGKYERDEEPAAGTRGAASESVRSYFSPENWAVLDAVRAVAEECDATPAQVAVAWLLAQDVVTAPIVGPKTSAQLRDVLGAVELELTDEQVERIAAPKSPSYAPPG; from the coding sequence ATGGAGTACACCACGCTGGGAGCGACGGGGGTGGAGGTGTCGCGGCTGTGTCTCGGCTGCATGAACTTCGGGTCCGAGCGGGAGTGGATGGTGAACGACCGCGCCGAGAGCGTCCAGTTGATCCACGAGGCGATCGACGCGGGGATCAACTTCCTCGACACGGCGAACGTCTACTCGTACGGCGAGAGCGAGGAGATCGTCGGCGAGGCGATCGAAGCGTACGACCGCGACGAGGTGGTCGTCGCGACGAAGGTGTTCGGCGAGATGCGCGACGGCCCGAACGGCAGCGGCCTGTCGCGCAAGCACGTGATCGACCAGTGTGAGGCGAGTCTCGATCGGCTCGGGACTGACTACGTCGACCTCTACCAGATCCACCGCTGGGACGAGGACACACCCATCGAGGAGACGCTGGCGGCGCTGGACTACCTCGTCGAGACCGGCCGTGTGCGGTACATCGGCGCCTCGACGATGACGGCCTACCAGTTCACGAAGGCGCTGTACACGAGCGACCTCGAAGACCTGTCGCGGTTCACCTGCATGCAGCCGGAGTACTCGGCGGTCGCGCGCCACGAGGAGGCGAACCTGTTGGAGGTGTGCGAGGGTGAGGACGTGGGCGTGATCCCGTGGTCGCCGTTGGCGGGTGGGTTCCTCACCGGGAAGTACGAGCGGGACGAAGAGCCGGCAGCGGGGACGCGCGGGGCGGCCTCGGAGTCCGTGCGGTCGTACTTCTCGCCGGAGAACTGGGCGGTGCTCGACGCCGTCCGTGCCGTCGCCGAGGAGTGTGACGCCACCCCCGCACAGGTGGCGGTGGCGTGGCTGCTGGCCCAGGACGTGGTGACCGCGCCCATCGTCGGCCCGAAGACGAGCGCGCAGTTGCGGGACGTGTTGGGCGCGGTGGAGCTGGAACTGACCGACGAGCAGGTCGAGCGGATCGCGGCTCCGAAGTCCCCGTCGTACGCGCCGCCGGGGTGA
- a CDS encoding ATP-dependent helicase, with the protein MSGRELLGATATDYAFDPATVEITDGEVLDRLAPSVREWWVEQFGAFVPQNEGFFTPPQREAIPLIQEGTNTLVCSPTGSGKTLSAFSAVIDELYRREREQPDGLDNAVYCLYVSPLKSLANDIHRNLTEPLDGIREKLAERGHETEIRHAIRHGDTSDSERQQMLETTPHILNTTPETLAILLNSPKFKEKLRSVEYVIVDEIHSLAENKRGTHLAVSLERLENMAETSPTRIGCSATVEPLSTVAKFLVGRADGTEPLATAEGGDAGDGTVGGDGDRESVDDAERDDAGADDGFRDYEIVDTRFVRDFDLRLECPTDDLIDTPRDVVDAAFYDRLHELIAAHENTLVFTNTRSGAERVLENLRTKFDTYDETNSGCHHGSMSKEKREAIEADLKSGDVDVVTSSTSLELGIDMPHLDLVVQVGSPKSVASLLQRVGRAGHQLGQTVEGRVIALDRDELVECAVMLQKATEGFVDRVFVPETAQDVAAQHVYGMAINDVRPEQEVLATLRRAYPCRDYTDADWEQLCRYLTADYDGLEDKNVYAKIWRDTNDPPDGEHHYEAYDVGERLIGKRGRMARVIYMTNIGTIPDSFTCDVYTRGGDEWVGQLDEEYLDTLEPGDVFVLGGTNYEFRYRRGSKVYVDPTSARPTVPSWFSERLPLSYDLGREILSFQRTVVERLRDGGRSALRTWLRGLPVDENAVRALARTFDQQRRYAGLESIATDERLVVEEELDRDEYRRRYYVHSNYGRRFNDGLSRLVAYRCAQRTNTNVQVAVADNGFTVAMPLNRKVDVADVIESVEPAAALPDLRAALDGTDLLKRYFRIDATRSLMILKRYKGYEKSAAEQQVSSEMLLSFAEELDDFAVIEETYREITEDKLNLRGIREVLGAIQRGEVTIHSYEVDSPSPRAFGLATLAASDVVLADDESAALQEFHARVVEEIGDGAGGGAGGDGSGGGPAASADAED; encoded by the coding sequence ATGTCTGGCCGGGAGCTGTTGGGTGCGACGGCGACCGACTACGCGTTCGACCCGGCGACCGTCGAGATCACGGACGGGGAGGTGCTCGACCGGCTGGCCCCCTCCGTCCGGGAGTGGTGGGTCGAGCAGTTCGGCGCGTTCGTCCCACAGAACGAGGGGTTCTTCACGCCGCCACAGCGGGAGGCGATCCCGCTGATCCAGGAGGGCACCAACACGCTCGTCTGCTCGCCGACCGGCAGCGGGAAGACGCTCTCGGCGTTCTCGGCGGTGATCGACGAACTGTACCGGCGGGAGCGCGAGCAGCCCGACGGGCTCGACAACGCCGTCTACTGTCTGTACGTCTCTCCGCTGAAGTCGTTGGCCAACGACATCCACCGGAACCTGACGGAGCCGCTGGACGGGATCCGCGAGAAGCTGGCGGAGCGCGGCCACGAGACGGAGATCCGCCACGCGATCCGTCACGGCGACACCTCCGACAGCGAGCGCCAGCAGATGCTGGAGACGACGCCACACATCCTCAACACGACGCCGGAGACACTCGCGATCCTGCTGAACTCGCCGAAGTTCAAGGAGAAACTCCGCTCGGTGGAGTACGTGATCGTCGACGAGATCCACTCGCTGGCGGAGAACAAACGCGGCACCCACCTCGCCGTCTCGTTAGAACGGCTGGAGAACATGGCCGAGACCTCCCCGACGCGGATCGGCTGCTCGGCGACCGTCGAGCCGCTGTCGACCGTCGCGAAGTTCCTCGTCGGCCGCGCGGACGGGACGGAACCGCTGGCGACCGCGGAGGGCGGTGACGCCGGCGACGGAACTGTGGGTGGCGACGGCGATAGGGAGAGCGTCGACGACGCAGAGAGAGACGACGCCGGCGCGGACGACGGGTTCCGCGACTACGAGATCGTCGACACGCGGTTCGTCCGGGACTTCGACCTCCGGTTGGAGTGTCCGACGGACGATCTGATCGACACCCCCCGAGACGTGGTGGACGCCGCCTTCTACGACCGGCTCCACGAGCTGATCGCCGCCCACGAGAACACCCTGGTGTTCACGAACACCCGGTCGGGGGCCGAACGTGTCCTGGAGAACCTCCGGACGAAGTTCGACACCTACGACGAGACGAACTCCGGGTGTCACCACGGCTCGATGTCGAAGGAGAAGCGCGAGGCGATCGAGGCGGACCTGAAGTCCGGCGACGTAGACGTGGTCACCTCCTCGACATCCCTGGAGTTGGGGATCGACATGCCACACCTCGACCTGGTCGTCCAGGTGGGGTCGCCGAAGTCCGTCGCGTCGCTGCTCCAGCGGGTCGGGCGCGCGGGCCACCAACTCGGCCAGACCGTCGAGGGCCGGGTGATCGCGTTGGACCGGGACGAACTCGTCGAGTGTGCGGTGATGCTCCAGAAGGCGACGGAGGGGTTCGTCGACCGGGTGTTCGTCCCGGAGACGGCCCAGGACGTGGCCGCCCAACACGTCTACGGCATGGCGATCAACGACGTGCGACCCGAGCAGGAGGTGCTGGCGACGCTACGGCGCGCGTACCCGTGCCGCGACTACACGGACGCCGACTGGGAACAGCTCTGTCGGTACCTCACCGCCGACTACGACGGGTTGGAAGACAAGAACGTCTACGCGAAGATCTGGCGCGACACGAACGACCCGCCCGACGGGGAGCACCACTACGAGGCGTACGACGTGGGCGAGCGGCTGATCGGCAAACGCGGCCGGATGGCGCGGGTCATCTACATGACGAACATCGGCACCATCCCGGACTCGTTCACCTGCGACGTGTACACCCGCGGCGGCGACGAGTGGGTGGGGCAGTTGGACGAGGAGTACCTCGACACGCTGGAGCCGGGCGACGTGTTCGTGCTCGGCGGGACGAACTACGAGTTCCGGTACCGCCGCGGTTCGAAGGTGTACGTCGACCCGACGAGTGCGCGGCCGACGGTGCCGTCGTGGTTCTCCGAACGGCTCCCACTGAGCTACGACCTCGGCCGCGAGATCCTCTCGTTCCAGCGGACGGTGGTCGAGCGACTGCGCGACGGCGGGCGGTCGGCGCTGCGGACGTGGCTGCGTGGGTTGCCGGTCGACGAGAACGCCGTGCGGGCGCTTGCGCGGACGTTCGACCAACAGCGGCGGTACGCGGGACTGGAGTCGATCGCGACGGACGAGCGGCTGGTCGTCGAGGAGGAGTTGGACCGCGACGAGTACCGGCGGCGGTACTACGTCCACTCGAACTACGGGCGGCGGTTCAACGACGGGCTCTCGCGGCTGGTGGCGTACCGGTGTGCCCAGCGGACGAACACGAACGTGCAGGTGGCCGTCGCGGACAACGGGTTCACCGTCGCGATGCCGTTGAACCGGAAGGTGGACGTGGCAGACGTGATCGAGAGTGTCGAGCCGGCGGCGGCGTTGCCGGACCTGCGGGCCGCGTTGGACGGGACGGACCTGCTCAAGCGCTACTTCCGGATCGACGCGACGCGGTCGCTGATGATCCTCAAACGCTACAAGGGGTACGAGAAGTCGGCGGCCGAACAGCAGGTGTCCTCGGAGATGCTGTTGTCGTTCGCCGAGGAGTTGGACGACTTCGCGGTGATCGAGGAGACGTACCGCGAGATAACCGAGGACAAACTGAACCTGCGCGGGATTCGCGAGGTGTTGGGCGCGATCCAGCGGGGCGAGGTGACGATCCACAGCTACGAGGTGGACTCCCCGTCCCCGCGGGCGTTCGGGCTGGCGACGCTGGCGGCCTCGGACGTGGTGTTGGCCGACGACGAGTCCGCGGCGCTCCAGGAGTTCCACGCCCGCGTCGTCGAGGAGATCGGCGACGGGGCCGGCGGTGGCGCCGGCGGCGACGGGAGCGGTGGTGGCCCGGCCGCGTCGGCGGACGCGGAGGACTGA
- a CDS encoding PadR family transcriptional regulator yields the protein MSQTHTGEGGETVLPGLSAFQQNVLAVLADEAMYGLAIKRELETYYDDEVNHGRLYPNLDELVELGLVEKSQLDRRTNRYALTDRGRRTVLRKAAWLLDNYVDESTGRDDVERLLDDVV from the coding sequence ATGTCGCAGACACACACCGGCGAGGGAGGCGAGACGGTGCTGCCGGGACTGAGCGCGTTCCAGCAGAACGTCCTCGCGGTCCTCGCCGACGAGGCGATGTACGGGCTGGCGATCAAACGCGAACTGGAGACGTACTACGACGACGAGGTGAACCACGGGCGACTGTACCCGAACCTCGACGAACTCGTCGAGTTGGGACTCGTTGAGAAGTCCCAACTGGACCGGCGCACCAACCGGTACGCACTCACCGACCGCGGCCGGCGGACGGTGTTGCGGAAGGCCGCGTGGCTCCTCGACAACTACGTCGACGAGTCGACGGGCCGCGACGACGTGGAACGACTCTTGGACGACGTGGTGTAG
- a CDS encoding rnhA operon protein produces the protein MTGEDTPTDETGAPDDAAGSTAGEPTAGETAATESDTEETPEDTLPESVAEEARRLTRLARRATDDAEATAYREDRAERLAEYGFTSRVRETDDTLVLYPEEWLVDGEVALDRVEDTDRARELVLSGPGDPDEWDAVADHNDELVAAVGEAHGAVHRRNARVFADFMSNHYAREADTATPEEVTEFLEEYYPRNAWPTDEQRAVVEESLRHLFAAADKHPPL, from the coding sequence ATGACGGGTGAGGACACACCGACCGACGAGACGGGCGCACCGGACGACGCGGCGGGGTCGACTGCCGGCGAACCGACCGCAGGCGAGACGGCGGCCACAGAGAGTGACACCGAGGAGACGCCAGAGGACACGCTCCCGGAGTCCGTCGCCGAGGAGGCGCGCCGCCTGACGCGCCTCGCACGACGGGCGACCGACGACGCGGAGGCGACCGCCTACCGCGAGGACCGCGCCGAGCGGCTCGCAGAGTACGGGTTCACCAGTCGCGTCCGGGAGACGGACGACACGCTCGTGTTGTACCCCGAGGAGTGGCTCGTCGACGGCGAGGTGGCCCTGGACCGCGTCGAGGACACGGACCGCGCACGGGAACTCGTCCTCTCGGGCCCGGGCGACCCCGACGAGTGGGACGCCGTCGCGGACCACAACGACGAGTTGGTGGCGGCCGTCGGCGAGGCACACGGGGCGGTCCACCGGCGGAACGCGCGGGTGTTCGCGGACTTCATGAGCAACCACTACGCCCGCGAGGCCGACACTGCCACGCCCGAGGAGGTCACCGAGTTCCTGGAGGAGTACTACCCGCGCAACGCGTGGCCGACCGACGAGCAGCGCGCGGTCGTCGAGGAGTCGCTGCGGCACCTGTTCGCCGCCGCCGACAAGCACCCGCCGCTGTGA
- the rnhA gene encoding ribonuclease HI produces the protein MPVVEIDPETARERLVDAGVAVAQGNTDHELWRADHDGATAVAYDGKVVVQGADPEALTLPLRDGGGRGHVYFDGASRGNPGPAAVGWAIVTADGIVAEGGERIGTATNNRAEYEALIRALEAAADYGLDEVDARGDSQLIVRQVRGEWDANDPDLRERRVRVRELLEQFDRWSLEHVPRELNERADERANEALDDG, from the coding sequence GTGCCAGTCGTCGAGATCGACCCGGAGACGGCCCGCGAGCGGTTGGTGGACGCCGGCGTCGCGGTCGCCCAGGGGAACACGGACCACGAACTGTGGCGGGCGGACCACGACGGCGCGACGGCCGTCGCCTACGACGGGAAGGTGGTCGTCCAGGGGGCCGACCCCGAGGCGCTCACACTCCCGCTGCGGGACGGCGGCGGCCGCGGCCACGTCTACTTCGACGGCGCGAGTCGTGGGAACCCCGGCCCGGCGGCGGTCGGGTGGGCCATCGTCACCGCCGACGGGATCGTCGCCGAGGGTGGCGAGCGGATCGGCACCGCGACGAACAACCGCGCGGAGTACGAGGCCCTGATCCGCGCGCTGGAGGCCGCCGCCGACTACGGACTCGACGAGGTCGACGCCCGCGGCGACTCGCAGTTGATCGTCAGACAGGTCCGCGGCGAGTGGGACGCGAACGACCCGGACCTGCGGGAGCGGCGCGTCCGCGTCCGGGAGTTGCTGGAGCAGTTCGACCGCTGGTCGCTGGAGCACGTCCCGCGGGAGTTGAACGAACGCGCAGACGAACGCGCCAACGAGGCACTCGATGACGGGTGA